A window of Pedobacter lusitanus contains these coding sequences:
- a CDS encoding siderophore-interacting protein, which produces MSEIKNERPAIVRGVLEVKNKVYLTPHYIRITFTGDDVPLFAETTPGVNNKIFIPPAGLNEIHFPDFDYSTGEWTHPPEHLKPIIRTYTHRAYDHKKNEMTIDFVAHGESGPASAWAIHAQPGNRLGVAMKAKESVIYPKADWYLLIADATGIPVIAAILETLPSAATGVAYIEIPEKEDIQDLKTEADIQINWICNAHPGENSLLADAVRTVKIPEKANTTRFGYAAAEFSTVKDVRQFLRKEQQWDQSELYAYSYWKFGASEDGSVTARREEHFEAK; this is translated from the coding sequence ATGAGTGAAATAAAAAATGAAAGACCTGCTATAGTCCGCGGAGTTCTGGAGGTAAAAAACAAGGTGTATCTTACACCACACTATATCCGCATTACTTTTACCGGTGATGATGTGCCGCTCTTTGCAGAAACCACACCTGGTGTAAATAATAAAATCTTTATTCCTCCCGCAGGACTAAATGAAATTCATTTTCCTGACTTCGATTACAGCACAGGAGAATGGACACATCCGCCGGAACATTTAAAACCTATAATCCGGACCTATACTCACCGGGCTTATGATCATAAAAAAAATGAAATGACCATAGACTTTGTTGCGCATGGAGAAAGCGGGCCTGCCTCGGCATGGGCTATCCATGCTCAACCGGGAAACCGGCTGGGAGTTGCTATGAAAGCAAAAGAGTCTGTTATTTATCCAAAAGCAGATTGGTATCTGCTTATCGCAGATGCAACCGGAATCCCGGTGATTGCAGCGATTCTGGAAACTTTACCGTCTGCAGCAACCGGTGTTGCCTATATTGAAATTCCGGAAAAAGAAGACATCCAGGATTTAAAAACGGAGGCTGATATACAGATTAACTGGATTTGTAATGCGCATCCGGGAGAAAACAGCTTACTTGCTGATGCAGTACGCACAGTAAAAATACCCGAAAAAGCTAATACTACACGTTTTGGCTATGCTGCAGCAGAATTTTCAACTGTCAAAGATGTGCGTCAGTTTCTGCGCAAAGAACAGCAATGGGATCAAAGTGAACTCTATGCCTACTCTTACTGGAAATTCGGCGCCAGTGAAGATGGTTCAGTAACTGCCCGCCGTGAAGAACATTTCGAGGCGAAATAG
- a CDS encoding alginate lyase family protein: MKNKLFLIVLVTLYSQLSFAQEPVVFLINAHHIKAKKDAYQKKDAAAKNQVELILSKADALLNTKPKSVMDKSSTPPSGSKHDYMSQAPYFWPDPSKADGIPYIRKDGERNPDIRKITDAAYLHDMTSKCKYLSLAYYFTGRESYAAKASELLNIWFLAAETKMNPNLNYAQAIPGLNDGRGIGIIESRSLAELADWIGLLSGSKALSKDKTEEIKNWYKQYLSWMLNSKNGKDEHHSKNNHGTIYDAQITSFALFTDQKALAETTLTESLKRIAVQITPEGQQPLELARTKAYSYSTMNLNEGWFNLALLGEHAGVDIWNYQTADGKSIRKALDWLIPYGLAEKEKTFKQIIPYNSSELYRLLIIAGTEYKNAAYLKQAASIQKDQETRLTDLLYN; encoded by the coding sequence ATGAAAAATAAGCTATTCCTGATTGTCCTTGTTACCTTATACAGCCAGTTATCTTTTGCACAGGAGCCGGTAGTCTTTTTGATTAATGCTCATCATATCAAAGCGAAAAAGGATGCCTATCAAAAAAAGGATGCGGCAGCAAAAAATCAGGTTGAGCTGATACTCAGCAAGGCTGATGCTTTACTTAATACGAAGCCAAAATCAGTAATGGATAAATCTTCAACTCCTCCCAGCGGCTCAAAACATGATTATATGAGTCAGGCACCTTATTTCTGGCCTGATCCTTCCAAAGCTGACGGAATTCCCTATATCAGGAAAGATGGTGAACGAAATCCTGATATCAGGAAAATAACTGACGCTGCTTATTTACACGATATGACAAGCAAGTGTAAATACCTTTCCCTTGCTTATTATTTTACAGGTCGTGAATCCTATGCTGCAAAAGCTTCCGAACTGCTTAATATATGGTTCCTGGCAGCTGAAACAAAAATGAATCCCAATCTTAATTATGCACAGGCTATACCTGGCCTGAATGATGGGCGTGGTATAGGAATTATTGAAAGCCGTTCACTGGCTGAACTGGCCGACTGGATTGGTCTTTTATCAGGATCAAAAGCACTCAGTAAGGATAAAACCGAAGAGATTAAGAACTGGTATAAACAATATCTGAGCTGGATGTTAAACAGTAAAAATGGCAAGGATGAACATCACTCCAAAAATAATCATGGTACGATCTACGATGCTCAGATTACCTCATTTGCTTTGTTTACAGATCAGAAAGCACTGGCTGAAACAACACTCACTGAAAGCCTGAAAAGGATAGCTGTGCAAATTACTCCCGAAGGTCAGCAACCACTGGAACTGGCCAGAACGAAAGCTTACAGTTACAGTACAATGAACCTGAATGAGGGTTGGTTCAACCTCGCTTTACTAGGAGAACATGCGGGGGTTGATATCTGGAATTATCAAACCGCCGATGGGAAAAGTATCCGCAAAGCACTGGACTGGCTTATTCCTTATGGGCTGGCAGAAAAAGAAAAAACCTTTAAACAGATTATTCCCTACAATAGCAGTGAATTATACAGATTACTAATCATTGCTGGTACTGAATACAAAAACGCAGCCTATTTAAAACAGGCTGCGTCTATACAGAAAGATCAGGAAACCCGGTTAACAGACCTGCTCTACAATTAG
- a CDS encoding TonB-dependent receptor domain-containing protein has product MIKFFTTLGLSMILCSAIQAQIIKGTVYDQSTRETIVGASISVKEHPGKGVMADAQGRFSLQLQSGETLIVKMIGYKQFQKQYTAVKDGQQINVSLEPGVELQEVMVTASLANSRSKKAIGTNIDHINAAAVVATSNPSSLADIVNGRISGAQVYNTNGKVGMPIRFDIRSSATFSMERDPLIFIDGVRYGNSNTSDINSSQEAMSALNDLPLNDIESIDVIKGPAAAASYGAEAANGVVVIQTKRGLNGKKGIAVNVKYTAGFSELARKYDQFVNNDPLNDFFRKGTEQQLYANITSQIDQNNSIFFSANTNKNAGIVPGNQDNRQTVRTGYDFVKDRFKLSLTAGYVKGKLSIPQSASGRDDAIWNLMRDRTPWPFIAEESWRAIQKEYENDRFTGSLKLAYTFPFEIKAESLVGLDLNRIDGLNYLPYGFLQGTNNTGSKQVSNRRNQNMNWDFKLSRNFVFNPKWQLNLSFLSQLTQASEKVTGISVRNFAVPGISNIASAAEILGTTDNTFEKRTHGLYGEAFLSYDNKLFINAGLRRDVSNMIGRNVASIWYPTVSVAYNVAGMDFLKGKVEEWKFRAAYGESGRLPYPGDAQTAYLVENSSFGTIVKPLRKGNPDIKPERTGEFEIGTDIKIFDQKLSFTYYRQNTRDAIVYTTLLPSLGWPSTLSGDYPENIGKIQGQGLEISYNSRVFTSANKKHSLDIYAIFNQQSNKVINSGGKDILSSVNLIRAGLPAFAFYSNLSEGPVFDAKGVYTGAKEGPLQELGKPFPTYNGSVGFGLQLFNNLRLQSLFTYSKGAKVYNISARNVASQGNNYEAKETLKTQLAALTPGTADYISTATALSKVDGVRGDFIQKADFIRLSNLTLSYDLGDWAKKYTKGVLKRCLVSITGNNLWLTTNYGGAEPQIDSQGGSKRTKGISYLSSDWTAVPAPRTYAFSLNIGF; this is encoded by the coding sequence ATGATTAAATTTTTTACCACGTTAGGACTATCTATGATCCTTTGCTCAGCTATACAGGCACAGATCATCAAAGGTACAGTATATGATCAAAGTACCAGAGAAACCATTGTAGGAGCCAGTATCTCGGTTAAGGAGCATCCCGGAAAAGGTGTAATGGCAGACGCACAAGGCAGGTTTTCTTTACAACTGCAATCAGGAGAAACACTTATAGTTAAAATGATTGGCTATAAACAATTTCAGAAACAGTATACTGCTGTTAAAGATGGTCAGCAAATTAACGTTTCACTGGAACCGGGTGTTGAACTTCAAGAAGTTATGGTTACTGCCAGTTTAGCCAATTCAAGAAGTAAAAAAGCAATCGGAACCAACATAGACCATATCAATGCCGCTGCCGTCGTAGCTACAAGTAACCCATCTTCACTGGCAGATATTGTCAACGGAAGAATCAGCGGTGCACAGGTTTACAATACCAATGGAAAGGTAGGTATGCCAATTCGTTTCGACATCCGTTCTTCTGCTACTTTCAGTATGGAACGTGATCCACTGATTTTTATAGATGGAGTACGTTATGGCAATAGCAATACTTCGGACATTAACTCTTCGCAGGAGGCCATGAGCGCACTGAACGATTTGCCTTTAAATGATATTGAATCTATTGATGTCATCAAAGGCCCGGCTGCTGCTGCTTCTTATGGTGCTGAAGCTGCAAACGGTGTGGTTGTGATCCAGACCAAACGTGGCCTGAATGGAAAGAAAGGGATTGCTGTCAATGTAAAATATACAGCGGGTTTTAGCGAACTGGCCAGAAAATATGATCAGTTTGTCAATAATGATCCTTTGAATGATTTTTTCAGAAAAGGAACAGAACAGCAGTTATACGCCAATATCACCTCACAGATTGACCAGAATAACAGCATTTTCTTTTCAGCCAATACCAACAAAAATGCAGGTATAGTTCCGGGAAACCAGGATAACAGACAGACTGTTCGTACGGGCTATGATTTTGTTAAAGACCGTTTTAAATTATCACTCACCGCTGGTTATGTAAAAGGGAAACTGAGTATTCCTCAATCTGCTTCGGGACGGGATGATGCGATCTGGAACCTGATGCGTGACCGTACCCCATGGCCGTTTATCGCTGAAGAAAGCTGGCGTGCTATTCAGAAAGAGTATGAAAATGACCGTTTTACCGGGAGCTTAAAATTGGCTTATACCTTCCCTTTTGAGATTAAAGCAGAAAGTTTGGTAGGTCTGGATCTTAACCGTATTGACGGTTTAAACTATCTTCCCTATGGCTTTTTACAGGGTACCAATAATACAGGAAGCAAACAGGTAAGTAATCGTCGTAACCAGAATATGAACTGGGATTTTAAGTTATCCCGCAATTTCGTTTTCAATCCGAAATGGCAGTTAAATCTTTCCTTCCTTTCTCAGCTTACACAGGCTTCTGAAAAAGTTACAGGAATCAGTGTTCGTAATTTCGCTGTTCCGGGTATCAGTAACATAGCTTCCGCAGCAGAAATATTGGGGACAACTGATAATACTTTTGAAAAACGTACACATGGTCTTTATGGAGAAGCTTTTTTGAGTTATGATAACAAGTTATTTATCAATGCAGGGCTAAGACGTGATGTTTCCAACATGATTGGAAGAAATGTAGCCAGTATCTGGTATCCGACTGTAAGTGTGGCCTACAACGTAGCCGGCATGGACTTTCTGAAAGGAAAAGTAGAAGAATGGAAATTCAGAGCTGCTTATGGAGAATCAGGTCGTTTACCTTATCCTGGTGATGCGCAAACTGCCTATCTGGTGGAGAATTCTTCATTTGGAACTATAGTAAAACCTTTAAGGAAAGGAAACCCGGATATTAAACCAGAAAGAACCGGAGAATTTGAGATCGGAACTGACATCAAAATATTTGATCAGAAACTGAGCTTTACTTATTACAGACAGAATACCCGTGATGCCATTGTATATACTACGCTGTTACCATCTCTGGGCTGGCCATCCACTTTAAGTGGTGATTACCCGGAGAATATCGGAAAGATACAGGGTCAGGGTCTGGAAATCTCTTATAACAGCAGAGTATTTACCAGCGCCAATAAAAAACATAGCCTGGATATCTATGCAATCTTCAATCAGCAGTCTAACAAAGTAATCAACTCTGGTGGTAAAGATATCCTGAGTTCAGTGAATCTGATCCGTGCGGGCTTACCAGCATTTGCTTTCTATTCCAATCTTTCTGAAGGACCGGTATTTGATGCCAAAGGCGTTTATACAGGTGCAAAAGAAGGCCCGCTGCAGGAATTGGGTAAACCTTTCCCTACTTATAACGGTTCTGTTGGTTTTGGTCTGCAGCTGTTTAACAACTTACGTTTACAATCCCTTTTCACTTATTCTAAAGGTGCAAAAGTTTATAATATATCAGCCAGAAACGTAGCCTCACAGGGTAATAACTACGAAGCCAAAGAAACGTTAAAGACTCAGCTGGCTGCACTTACTCCTGGTACAGCGGATTATATTTCTACCGCTACAGCCTTATCAAAAGTTGACGGGGTAAGAGGTGATTTTATACAAAAAGCAGACTTTATCAGACTGAGCAATTTAACCTTGTCTTATGATCTGGGTGACTGGGCAAAAAAATATACCAAAGGTGTGCTGAAACGCTGTTTAGTATCCATAACAGGAAATAACCTGTGGCTGACCACGAATTACGGCGGTGCTGAACCTCAGATTGACTCACAAGGCGGCAGTAAAAGAACCAAAGGTATCAGCTATCTGTCTTCGGATTGGACAGCTGTTCCTGCACCGCGCACTTATGCGTTTAGTTTAAATATTGGATTTTAA
- a CDS encoding DoxX family protein codes for MKRLFTIKYGPASFNLATLLLRLGFGALMIPGHGYAKLIHFAEKKDKFMSFMGLSSSFSLGLTVFAEFFCAVLLILGLFTRLAVIPLLITIIVILNIHNWEIFGEHELVPAFLIGYLAILLLGPGKYSFDALINSKYKKR; via the coding sequence ATGAAAAGATTATTTACTATAAAATACGGCCCTGCATCTTTTAACCTGGCTACTCTTTTACTTCGGCTCGGCTTTGGCGCTCTGATGATTCCAGGTCATGGTTATGCCAAACTGATACATTTTGCAGAGAAAAAAGACAAATTTATGAGTTTCATGGGCCTGAGCAGTTCTTTCTCTTTAGGGCTTACGGTATTTGCAGAATTTTTCTGCGCTGTGCTGCTCATACTGGGTCTTTTTACCAGACTGGCGGTCATTCCGCTGCTAATTACGATAATCGTTATTCTGAATATACATAACTGGGAAATCTTTGGAGAACATGAACTTGTCCCTGCCTTTCTGATTGGCTATTTAGCTATTTTATTGCTTGGACCGGGGAAATACAGCTTTGACGCATTGATCAATTCAAAATACAAAAAAAGATGA